A window of Streptomyces armeniacus contains these coding sequences:
- the eccE gene encoding type VII secretion protein EccE, with protein MGTATRSQGSAARSGSPGANGPDAVANGSRPRAPASTALRTESRTSRVGPFQLQQLVLIELALAALVIGAAIDKLMLVPAGVVAAGLVLFALMRRHQRSIRDWLSTVLELRARRRQSALPLTERVDASLAPAVECAPGLRTYAFVDRNRRTVGMIGDGSFLTAVVRIEAGDRALRPAFGARALPLALLHGALEVDGIRLESVQLVQHVQPAPAPHLPEQAVARRSYAPLQEQTGAPALRLTWVALKLDPELCREAVEARGGGLGGAQRALLRTADQLASRITGAGFRATLLNEEELVAAVATSACVNPIATARASQPDAPPVRRTAETPRAWRCDDRWHTTYGVGRWPELGRAATPLPRLVSLLTAVPALTTTFSLTLGRGVRRQSVAVSGHVRVTGRSDTELTAARRHLEQAARGAKVGLIRLDREQLPGVLATLPLGGAR; from the coding sequence ATGGGCACTGCGACGCGCAGCCAGGGCTCCGCAGCCCGGTCCGGCAGCCCCGGTGCGAACGGTCCCGATGCCGTGGCGAACGGCTCGCGGCCACGCGCCCCCGCGTCCACGGCGCTGCGCACCGAGTCGCGTACGAGCCGGGTGGGGCCGTTCCAGCTGCAACAGCTCGTGCTGATCGAGCTGGCGCTCGCGGCGCTCGTGATCGGCGCCGCGATCGACAAGCTGATGCTGGTGCCGGCGGGCGTGGTCGCCGCCGGGCTGGTGCTGTTCGCGCTGATGCGCCGGCACCAGCGGTCGATACGGGACTGGCTGTCCACCGTGCTGGAGCTGCGGGCCCGCAGACGGCAGTCGGCGCTGCCGCTGACCGAGCGGGTGGACGCGAGCCTGGCTCCGGCGGTCGAGTGCGCGCCGGGGCTGCGGACGTACGCGTTCGTCGACCGGAACCGGCGCACCGTCGGCATGATCGGCGACGGCAGCTTCCTGACCGCCGTGGTGCGGATAGAGGCGGGAGACAGGGCGCTGCGCCCGGCGTTCGGCGCCCGCGCGCTGCCGCTGGCGCTGCTGCACGGCGCGCTCGAAGTGGACGGCATACGGCTGGAGTCGGTGCAGCTGGTGCAGCACGTGCAGCCGGCGCCCGCACCGCATCTGCCCGAGCAGGCGGTGGCCAGGCGGAGTTACGCACCGCTGCAGGAGCAGACGGGCGCGCCCGCGCTGCGGCTGACCTGGGTGGCGCTGAAGCTCGATCCGGAGCTGTGCCGGGAGGCGGTCGAGGCGCGCGGCGGCGGGCTCGGCGGCGCGCAGCGCGCGCTGCTGCGTACGGCCGACCAGCTGGCGAGCCGGATCACCGGCGCGGGCTTCCGCGCCACGCTGCTGAACGAGGAGGAGCTGGTCGCCGCCGTGGCCACGTCCGCGTGCGTCAATCCCATCGCCACCGCGCGGGCCAGCCAGCCCGACGCCCCGCCCGTGCGGCGTACGGCCGAGACGCCGCGCGCCTGGCGCTGCGACGACCGCTGGCACACCACGTACGGCGTGGGCCGCTGGCCGGAGCTCGGGCGGGCGGCGACGCCGCTGCCGCGGCTGGTCTCGCTGCTGACCGCGGTCCCCGCGCTCACGACCACGTTCAGCCTCACGCTGGGCCGCGGTGTGCGCCGCCAGTCGGTGGCCGTCAGCGGGCACGTGCGGGTCACCGGGCGTTCGGACACAGAGCTGACGGCGGCGCGGCGCCATCTGGAACAGGCCGCGCGCGGCGCCAAGGTGGGCCTCATACGGCTGGACCGGGAGCAACTGCCCGGTGTGCTGGCCACGCTGCCGCTGGGGGGTGCGCGCTGA